The genomic DNA gtaataagtaaatagtggatgtaccgtcagagagatctcgcaaagtaatatctgtcaaaggattcagaaacaaggttcatctacagacttgaggaattaattcactggaagaagttcaagaaattgatcatgcctcagtgatataaatcaagatcgtggatttaatcaagtgacagagatctcgtcagagtatcattaattacaaggatttaatctgaagaaaatcaagttgtcaaagtcaagacatgaagaaacgtcatggaagttagtcactcatgaaccagacagtacatcgagtgtcaacgttgaagtggtggaattgattcataattgacagtgattttcagaagattttcagaagaatggttggtgctcaagattagtattaattctctattaattaattaagtcatataatttaattaagaaaataaattatatctgcaaagattaatttattgattaattgaattaattgattaattaattctgaattaatattaaggtttttcagaattttaattggattaaaatctgcattaaatcagcaagacaattgaaaatgaactagcatgacaatcaggattgtcataccgattgtcatgtcaggccattttcaatagtctcaccgaaagttacactgggaggagattgtcttgctagttcattctgatagtcttgctagttcatttgattgtcataccgaaagtcttgctagctgttgagattgtcttgctagttcaaaggatagtctcaccgaaagtcctaccagctatgggattgtcattccagttcattccattatgtcgattgattaaaaagacagaagcagccattcaagaAAAAAACAATTCAACAcaaaagaagtcaagaacatacagagagaaaaagcagacaaatatttcatcttatctgctaattcaagatcacaatttctagtttgtaatgttaaatccaatcaactagaaatcattctcttgttcttgtgtaacaatctagcggatcaaaatccctagaacttaatctcaaattgcgtttatcatttgaatctttttattacaaaaatagaaaaagttcatgtcgaatttattctagatttgtgataattaatttgagattaattccttgtaatcgatacagttgttgtaacacctttcaagtttaataatatttttatttaacttgaattttgtttcacatttttattccgcatttaattggattattcggtactgtttgtattcaacccccccttctacaaacacattgggacctaacaacttccgtgacgtttcttcatgacttgactttgatacttgattttcttcagattaaatccttgtaattatctgataccctgacgagatctctgtcacttgattaaatccacaatcttgatttatatcactgaggcatgatcaacttcttgaacttcttccagtgaattaattcctaaagtctgtagatgaaccttgtttctgaatcctttgacagatgttactttgcgagatctctttgacggtagatccactatttacttattacattcttatttaaattgagttaaatcctcgaatatacaaataggctataacatatgccttacagctggtctgatgatgctcgactgaatatcattgatcttaggctgagaatagtccatcaaagcttTAGGAATTTCTGTTTGATCTCCCATtactactaaagctggttcctcgactttctctcTTCTGCTACTTTCTCTtcgtcctcaaaaacttcccttcgaatcactaaagcttcttcctcggcttgatccagagttctcttacgagcccgcgaacgcgtctgcatacacgctcgctagattacctgaaataagacaaggaagcaattaagtaacaatgtctgagtcaatgaactttaatgaccactgatgacaaacacataaactaaaaattaacactgaattccccggcagcggcgccaaaaacttgttagtctctaaacacgcgctaaaattcatgcaagtatacgtgttcgtaAGTAAGATAGAATAtcttctagttcgttcccacagagaatCAAGTTTGTAATTTCAGTCAATAtatttatgcaacaatggtatggttattattcaatgctaagacgatcaacaaattgagattgtttttaactaaacttaagctaacaattataactaagagaatctatgacaaacatgggattctaacttcattaaatacttcattcaatagccttttcgttcttaaccttagcatgtaatggtgatgacactaattagataacacgaaactgataaacgccaactttcgttgcacgaataccatactaccagacatccacaaaagagatagaagctgaatagacaccaattatattgagacaatatatgtctataaaatttgataacataacggtttaatacacaagttatctatcgtgattacatagggcaagtaagatggttaaaattacctaggcatcatgcataacaataacacatgaacctatgctagcatggcaagttctaaatccttaaattcactttcgcttcattaagaattaacacgctatcttataagttcgcgacgctcataagacgaataaacacaactaatattaggttatcatacaatcaccatacactaaggcatcgaaacaaatcaactaaaatataaataaatccgctagaaccccacgataacgattagcccatgatcggactcatcatcaacgtgggtttcgatgaaagcatggtataataaacgtagtctttatactgaataaaccaagtacgaaacacaagtaaaggttcaagaataagaaaactagcatccaatgttacaacttaaacaaagattcacaagaataaactagatcttcttcgccttggttgaattgtgctctccGGTTTTCTTTACTCCTTTTCCTTACCTTTTGTATATCTCTCCTTTTGTAAAATgtctttatttatgtatatatatgctgtagaattatccagggcttcaaactctcaaaattctagtagaaacagaattttgttatcccgacctggcgcggccgcgcgcttgaccagcgcgggcgcgctgagtttctgctctttgggtgcggccgcgcgcttgaccagcgtgGGCGCGCCGTCCTCCTAAATAAACTTCTGACTTCTTCTTTtccttgctgatttgagccggtcttttcacgagcctttattccaACAACATCCTAACACCCAGTTAGCACTAaaactataacgactcgtgtatttttgagttatttaaatatgtgattattatggaaattattaaataaaatatgtgtgttggttttcaccgctatgtgttgtttgattattatacatatgtgatttatagtgtaccgggttgtccgcgcgatcAATTATGAGATCGTagtgaattgttttcactttcaaaagtggatttattacaaatttatttgcataaatattgggaatgtttctaaaattgtttttataattttataattacaataattatttttgggattatataaaattgaaaaatcaatatttcatcaattatttaaccctgtatgattttcttattgtatttatttgtaaaatccgtatttaattttagaatttttcaaaaatttcaaaactcatattttattaagtttgaattattctgagaattttaaaattattttggaaatttttgggattaattttacccgcgcgtttatccgtttaattgataaaaacgggtataaattatgtttcagaaattattttaaaattacgaaatttatgtttttgtaaacttcgggatatttataatattttaagactattttcgtaattttctgaatttattttaagtgcagcttgaatcgttaattgttaaatgcgggtacgagttatgtttcaaaaatgcttcaaaaattatgaaaaccTTATTCTACtagtttcgggatatttataaaattttaagaatattttggGGTCATTTGGATTAATTTTCATTAGTAAGTTATTACGTTAAAAGATTAAAGACGATACAATATCGGGTTCCCAGTTGAAAAAGTGGACACGTGGTACACTCTCCTCATTTTGCAGATACGTGGCAATTTCAGGCTGAATAAACAAAGTAATAAACACAATAATAAAACCCCTGTATCAATTTTTTTTATCTCAGTTCCTATCTCTCTCTACTATCAATTTCTCTCTTGGCTTAATCTCTAAAATCTCTCTCCTCACCCTCTGTATCTTCTCTTCCCCGTTCCTTATTTCCgttcttttcttcttcttttccggTGCTTTTTCCGGCTATCCTGTTTCCGGTAACTACCCCGGCTGATCTTCCCTTCTTCCTTCGATTATTAGCTTGGTTCGTTTtgtggttatatatatacatacatggtTGTGTATATGCAAGTGTGTGCGTTACTGTGTGTGTAGTGTGTGCTGGGTGTGTGCGTATTCTATGTGTTCGTGTGCGTGTGTCGCGCGTGACAGGCGTGTTGTGTGGGTATGGGGACTGTGGTTCGCTGTAATGTTATATCATGTACTAATTCAGTTATTTTCTGATTTGATTTTCTTTACTACTATTATTTCGCAGggaattattttgaatatattcGTGATATGAATAATTGCGAGCGGAAATTTTTAATAATCAATCGGCGAAATTTCGTGTTGGAAACCCgggaatttatcgggtacccgcgaaattttgccgccatcggcgatgagcttcggcgagccgacggtggaccgtgatgatgtaatctgagtcctaaaatttttaaaataatacttaGTACGTGAAATTAATTTTGGAACGAAAATTTTATGTTATATCGAAGTGGGAAGATAATTGGATTATGATTGGATTGTTGGGTTGcgattgttgttgttggtttgaaTTGGTAACTGGGACTTGTAAATTGGAttgtgttgttgatttgacgtcgagttgttcgacgggttagttcgataaataaaggaagtgctgccctATTTTCGGGAAATtgaattacgtaaatacgggaacgtatccgataattatcgggacgtcgagtgaatatatacttatacttatacgaacttgattgtatgttgtggtgaacgTTCTGTCCCAAaactcaataaccctaatttcgtaaaatgacgagtatacgtattttctgaaaacgaacactgaaccgatttcgagaacgtgaaccctaattattgtctgtgatattataatatgaataattacgagtcgcAATATGCTATCGTATGGGCATGTTatagcaaggatatgtcaagcataaccgggtatctaacatagggtatttcgatcctgtaggttctagtcggaaaaccGAAAGTAGACAATGGACTAAGGATAACCTAAtgatcagtcgacgagctcagtagagtttcaacagaaatacctgagtgtcgaagtcgaatccaatgagatctagtggttggacgttagagcctgagcagcaaagtcggctcagagttgatcagtgatagttgtaaagccttgtaaggcaagtatttctgaacttttcttcaagatatattaccaatgttttcgaactgtttcataacatgttgctattattaaacataactcctgttttataatgcaagtgctttaaactgtTTACCCTTGAATCCTGATTATTtttttgatcttgagccgtaagccttattctttgtaaaccatcctttgttgatcctcagataccaaaccacacagatatgatactacaccccaaatgtttaactaccaaccaccaaatactggaacaaaattgtttgaaaacacagaaacttctATGCTCCAACCATTCCTTATAACATCGAATAActatatcttgaaaaatcattactgatcCAATACCTGAtgcttttacaaactgaaaaccgtttcttgtACATACCCTAATATACctttgagatatccatgagttttcttacgtttttatgcaaatgtttaaccatcaacgaatatgatcttgttttattgaatcatattgttatcatattgaactgctttaggattggatagtttttatatatgtggaccagattcgtggtcagaccataccaatggtcaagttaggccaatgtgtgccttggatccagtaattagagcagtgctgtgtgcttgctcggggttagtgcgtgactgatcagcagcctaaccttggttttaaaacttaaaatgagtatccaattctaatgatgagttaaaaagaaacttgattccttcgaatcatctcatttgatcattgtttaaccttattatgcttgctgagctagttagctcacccttgcgattcttttatatattttacagttaaaaagaaTATGGGTGATAGTGAAGTttctcagtccaaagtgcgggttAAGGTTCCAgatgagttgaatcgagctagcagaagcttcatgcggtagagagatagtcagattgtaaaaatgattttattatcaattataagttaaattagttgggactTGGTACGTTGTAAGActgtggcttattttcatactttaacctgttgcgatccgtgattatgtgaaacagggtcattgaaattaatattttatgtacaggtttatatattgtgaatgtgttgtggaccccaaacttctgacccgggtttggagggcgccacaaaaaccgtgctaatttacctgattacctggaaaatgcctgcaatgcaaaaacactacaaaaacacgtaaaaaaccaacaacttgagtacaaatacaccaattcaaagctttatggagcgtaataaagtgtcataaatgccactcaacaatagtgttaatcatttataaTTGTCATTCAACTTTCTCTGAAGATATTGGTTCATGTTTCCCTTTTTGATTTGATCTTCGATGAacattttcaaggagaaaaagtTCTCAGTTGTATGGTCGTGATCCTCGTGTTATCCACAATGCTTATCCCGGACCCTGTTCTCGGGTGGCGCAAGTAAGGGTTTTGGGTGATAATAAAAGGGTTTACATTTGACTTCACGTAAGATGTCGGCTCGGGGTCTGTTAAGGGGCGTCCACTCTGGCTCTGGCTTGGGATCCCTTTTAGCTCTTGGTTTTCTTTCATTTTTCCGGGGTCCGGAATAGCTTTCCCGGGGTGGGGTTCCCTGGGACTGTTGGATGTAGTTTGACTGGATGTCGACCTTGAATCTTTTATCTTTTTTGTATGATGAGCGGCGTTCCGGGTATTCGTCGTCATCATGGATTCTTCTATTCATCTTCACTGACTTGAGGAAATTATTTTCCTTTATAAACTTGGAGGCCAAAGCATAGGCGGATGTGAGGCTTTGGGGTTCTCTGTGGATCCGGTCTTTGACGTACCCTTTGCAGGACACCGGATGCAGGTTTCTTCAAAAAATATTTACGGCCTCCTTTTCTTCCAGGTTCGAGAGTTGGTTAACCACCTCTTGAAATCTTTTGATGAATTCGGGGAGGGACTACTTGCTTCTCTGTTGGATTGTTTCCAAATGGCACATTTGTAACTCATTCATTCGATTAGCCCGGAACCTTTTCAAGAACATTTCTCGGAAATCTCTCTATGAATCCACACTCCGAGATGGGATTCGGCTGAACCATTTCTGAGCTCCTCCCTTGAGCGTTGACGCAAAGAAACTGCATCTTGTGAGATCATTGTAATCATAGATGTTGGAGATTTGTTCGAAATAATTCAGGTGCTCTTTGGGATCGGCTAGTACGTCGAAAGAATCGAAATTTTAGTGTTTGAGTCCGGATTCCCTTGGGGTGGACTCCAGTTTCCCGGGGAAAGGGGTGGCAGCTGCTCCTATCTCCATATCGCCCTCGACCTTCCTTTTGAGATCGCGGAGGGCCCGAGCCATTTGTTCTTACTTGGAGACCCTTTCAGGTTCGGAGTTTGAAGAAACATGAACTATGTGTGCTTTTTACTTCAGTTTTGCTTCTTCATTCGGATTCTTTTTTCAATGATTTGCTTGGCTTTAGCCTCTTCTTCCTTACAGATTCGATCCCGGAGAGTGGTTCTTTTAATTTCATCTCGGGCATCTTTCGGTGGCCTTTTCAGGTTCTTGGCAATGCGGTCAAGGACCGATCCCCTTGATTCTTCAGAATGCTCTTCTTGATCCCCGGGGCGGGTTTCCGGTTCAGGATTGTACTTTTTTTTCCAAATGTTCATTCCGGCTTGTATCTGTTCCGGGGTCATGTTTCCCCATGGATTCGCTGAAGTGTCAGCATACTTGTGAACTGCTTTCTCAATGGTTACTCTCTGATCTCCTGGTTGGAGAGGTTGGAATGGAGTCCGGGTTATAAGGGGCTCTTCCTCCACATCTTCCATTTCTCCATCCCTGGGCGGGGCGGGTGGTGGTAGGATTGATCCAGAAATGGCAGCCTTATTTTTTCTTGTAGCCATGGTTTTTCAACAATACGCAAAAATCACAGTAAGAGAGGGTGTAGGCTCGTGCAATAACACGCAATTTTAGATCTAAGTACGTGGTAAACACAACTATAACTCAATGAGTGCTCACGTATTATGACCAATAGGCTAAACAAGATCTCCTAAAATTATTCTAAAAGCGCAAGTGTTTAACAAAGTAGATCTAAAAAATCAAAATAGTAATCTTACGGTTGTGAGATATTCTGGTCTCTTGGCGTAGAGGTATTGAAAACGAACACCGCCACTGGTCGGATGTTCGAcacctccttctagcgccaatgataactCCAAATCACCCCGGGGTCTTCTCCTCCTTGTACCCGGACTCAACCTCCATTTGTGTGAAAATGATAGTGTTTGTGGTATAGTTGTAGGATGGGCTCCTACAAACCAGAGCCGGAGGGGGAGGCGTCCCCGCGACACCTCTAGCGTGAGTAAGAAAGGGTATCGGAGAAGAAAATGTAAAATACGAATTAAACAGATAGTAGTGGTTTGTGAGTATAGGTGTGTAGGTAGTAAAGATTCGGTAACCCACGATGTCGACTATGATGGACCAACATGTCCCCGGATCCGAACCGTTGGAATGTTCCAGATCCGGGTCACCTGGACGGTCGGAACTGGGAACTGGGCTGCTCTTATTGGGCCTAAACTAATTACGGGCTATTGGTAAGTTTATACCTAAACTAATTATGGGCTATCGGTAAGTTTAAAGCATTATTACACGTTTTTATGAATACAAAATAAAGTTATCTATGTGAATATGAAACAAAGTTAGCAAACCAATTTATAAGTTGTAAATTTTAACGTACTTACTTTGTACATGTTCATATGAACTAGCTCTGTAGCCCGTGCGAGGCACGTGCATGTTCTAAAATATtacaatattttttattaattttggtGTATTTTTGGGATATTTGAAAATTTAAATTAGTGATAAATATTGGCGGTTACCAACCTTATTTTTCTATGTGTTGTATTCAAAGAAGTTCTCAATGGCAATTATATTATTGTCGACTTGTTTGATACTCCATAATATGTTTTTTGTATTTTGTGTTGTATTAGTGTTAATTTCGTGTAACACACATGCATAGTGTATATGTGACCATATACCATCGACGTAGCAATTTATAATTTGATCTGCAAAAAAATGTTTTTTGTGTTGTATTGATAAGAATTTCATGTAATATACGTGCATGATGATTTAAATGTGATTATGTTATTGTCTATTTTGTAAGTAAGTATTTGATACTCATAATATGTCATAAATAATCGTATTAAATTTCAAacagttttaaaaaatattatatttggcAATTGTACTCTAAAATTAGTGAGTGATGTTTTTTTATCAGCTACTTAAACCATTATTAATATGATACAtgttattaaaaaaattgatgtAATTTAATCAtgtttatattaataaatatatgagatatctaattcttaattaaattaataactTTTAAAATGATATATATTATTGTAAGTAACATATGTATGCATATATATGTAAGTATGTGAATATATATAGCTATTAGTTACAAAATAATTAATATGCATTAATGAAGATTAGCTATCAATGGATATTAAATACGAAATAATAAATAGGATAAGGGTTAAACTTGTCATTTTACATGGAATAAATGGTCTCACCTAACCCGCATTTACtctattatatatagaatagATACTAAACAAACATCTTCCAATTTTTAATCCGTATAGTTTCATCGTGTTTGAGTTGAAACGACTCATAAGCAACCTGGACCTTATAAATATTGTCACACTTGTAGTTGTTTCATAAAAGATCAGAGAAAATGGTAGGTGCTTCTACCAAATTAGCCTCAGTATTATAACAATTGTGAAACAGGACCCGTAACTAAAAGGGTGCTTTAAGCTTAACCTAATAAGCTTAGTGCCTACATTGTGGCTTAATGAATTAATATGCACCCAAAGAAATGTTGCTAGCACCAACGGTGAATAAGTCATGAGGGTGCAGGTGTACTCACATATTACATGAATCAAGAATCTATCCATGTTATGAGACAAACAAGTCAGGAAGTGGTAATCTTTAAGTTTAAAATACTAATCTTGAGATTAACGAGATAATTAAATAATACATTCATAAAAGATTGTGGATAACATACTTTCAACATAAGATAATGTATGGATAAGGTGGAAAGATGGTGAAGATGGCAACTTGTCAACATTGCATTATTGATAATGACTCTTTACAAATGGAAAAACAATAGACTAGTATGTAGTAACTGAAGTTCAAATTAAAATTTGTGTTTTCCTGAACCAGGACTAAGGACTAATGGCATTCATGGTGTCAAGCCCTCTCGTGTTTTAGCCGAAAGCCTTTTTAGAAACTCATATGTAGTGATCATAGTAGTAGCAGACATGGACATGGAAGCTGCTCGAGGTCCCAATCCTTTGTAACAAGCTAACCATCCACCTTCCCTTACTAGATTCCTAACTGTCTGTCCAATAGTTGGCCCTCTTCGTCCGTTGTCGTCCCCACCATCGAGGACCTGTAATCTTGTCTTGATCGTGTCAAATGGCATTGTAATTACAGCTGAAATGCCTCCAGCCATGGCTGCGCTAATACCTTGAACTGTAATCACCATTCTTGAATCCGGTCTCACAGTATTAACACCATTTTCAGAATAACAACCAACTCCTCCCCATACCAGTCGTTGTGTGACAGAGTAAGATGCCCACCAAACTGCATTCGATGGAGCATAAGTCAATATAGATATCCCAAATCCTCTATAAAGCCCTCTGACTCCATCCACTCTAAGAATTTTCCGAAATGCATCAATTCCATTAAGATATTTACAAGCAGAAGGGAACTTGGAATTATGTTGACCTTGAACCATTAATCTCTGACTAACAACATCTACGGGAGTCCAAACAAGCTGTGCAGCCATTGCAGCACTCAAACCAGCCGAAGCATTAGCAATGGCAGCAGCAGAGGCCTCCGATAAGCCAAGCTTAATCGTAGCAGTCCCGACATTACTCTTAGTAACCTCGAGAGCAGTCATGTAAAGGGCCCTAGCCGGAATAGTACCAACTAAAGAAGTACCAAATCCTCTATAAAGACCACACAATCCTTCGTGTCGAAAAATGGAGAAAGCATTTGTAATACAAGAAACCTGAGATAAGGAAACTTGTTGCCTAGTTTTTAAGACTACAATCGGATAAAGGGCAACAGAAACACCCGAAAACAAGGCAGCGCCGAGGAAaaaaaacttggatttatcaAGCATATGCCAATCAATATCAGCTGGTAAACTTATATCTTCATCCGAATCTTCATCAGCTGTACTTAAACTCATCTTCGCCACTTTTAACTATAAATTTGAATAAGCAATACACAAGATTCTTCTCCTCTATTCAACTCTATACAATACAAAGCGTGATAAGATAGTCCAAACGGTAAGTGTTTATCGTTTGATTTATCGCTTATCCCGAGATTTATCCGAAGCAGTAAAATATTTTCTCTAACTGAATATATACATGAAAAGGTACACGCACCTAAACCATTAACTGTAAACTAGTGAAATATTATGTCATACACATTTACTATGTGTAGATGTGTGTGTTTACCTATAAGTTATAACTATAGAAAGTATAGAAAGTAGAGGTGTTGATATTTACGATTTGTTATGTTAAGTCTAGTGATGCTGAGAAAAATCAGGAACTAGCATTTAGGTAGTGTTCTTACCGGGAGAAGATGATGATGACGGAATCATCATCGCCGGTGGAGATGGCGATCGGAAGATTCGCCGGGGAAATAGATATCGAAGAGAGAGAAATGTGAGCAAGTTGTATGAATGAGAGAAATGGGAGTGAGCTTTCTATTTTGTTGGAAATAGGAGGGCATAGAAGAAGAGGATACGTGCACGTGTCGGTTGTTTTCCCGGCAGCCGGTTAAGGTTAAGGAGAGGGAAGTTGATGTTTTGTTTCGTGTGTTTTTGTCCGAGCTTGGACTCGACACGTCACGTGTCACCCATCCATATCCATTCCGCCAACTTTTATTTTTCTAGCTTTATGAATAGAGAGTATAgtttttcaaattatttttaaattttctttttctaataTTAAACGTTCAATTTATTTAGTAAAATAATTCTTTTtaaatctcttctatatataatagcacAACAAGGGGATAATAttttgagattaaaaagtctcattgaaaagattaaactaccccttttttaatatttatataaaaattgaGTTTTGTGGGAATCGAGCTCAGGTTGCTTCATTCTTCTATATAACCTCGTATCAtcacaccatattgtcacatatactttttatcatacacataatatgtaactGTACTAAAggaatattttatttaacattAAAGATAgctacttgaattccgcaaaaatatgatagttacttgaatatttgtacaattaattcTAAAGAACTGAATTTCAtatataaagttaggcataatacataaatggattattattttatttattattattttttagtttgaaaatatatctcatatatttttaacaattttttattatcaaaagtaattaaaatgtatatatataatttttaatgaaaatattgaaaatagaatcgcctATGTATGAATAATCTAGATtggtattaaatatttagataagttcgaattataatgagtcaatgaattttagtttattttgaatttgaaatcagaatttggcccattgttcaaaaaatactcgaaatttgactacatgactagCCGAAAAACATTGTCAGATtttacgtttagtaaatttaaattacaagttcgacgagaatatcttaccaataatgtgaatttttttgatatcttatattaatataaattaatgtgtttgaggtatttataggatcaagtcaattgattatttgtattaaaattactaacttcactaaTAGCGCAATAGTGTTTTGGGACTTGTctcgattttaaaaatatttgaaatttgatatgagatctcacgagatttgttaaaactacgatgatatattaaattgatttatttttcatttttcagtttaaaaaaactagcattttaaaaagaattcttttagataaacaatatttattgatcaagataatattgtacaaatattttgaattattttaatattttgaattattcaaataaaagttatatctatactatattgtagtatttgattcaaaacattttatactatttaaaatatatatattattcaataatttgaagaaattaattaccagttcaactaatatttataaaa from Apium graveolens cultivar Ventura chromosome 5, ASM990537v1, whole genome shotgun sequence includes the following:
- the LOC141723943 gene encoding uncharacterized protein LOC141723943; this encodes MSLSTADEDSDEDISLPADIDWHMLDKSKFFFLGAALFSGVSVALYPIVVLKTRQQVSLSQVSCITNAFSIFRHEGLCGLYRGFGTSLVGTIPARALYMTALEVTKSNVGTATIKLGLSEASAAAIANASAGLSAAMAAQLVWTPVDVVSQRLMVQGQHNSKFPSACKYLNGIDAFRKILRVDGVRGLYRGFGISILTYAPSNAVWWASYSVTQRLVWGGVGCYSENGVNTVRPDSRMVITVQGISAAMAGGISAVITMPFDTIKTRLQVLDGGDDNGRRGPTIGQTVRNLVREGGWLACYKGLGPRAASMSMSATTMITTYEFLKRLSAKTREGLTP